In one Dama dama isolate Ldn47 chromosome 5, ASM3311817v1, whole genome shotgun sequence genomic region, the following are encoded:
- the LRRC59 gene encoding leucine-rich repeat-containing protein 59 — translation MTKAGSKGGNLRDKLDGNELDLSLSDLNEVPVKELAALPKATILDLSCNKLTTLPSDFCGLTHLVKLDLSKNKLRQLPVDFGRLVNLQHLDLLNNRLVTLPVSFAQLKSLKWLDLKDNPLDPVLAKVAGDCLDEKQCKQCANKVLQHMKAVQADQERERQRRLEIDREAEKKWEAKQRAKEAQERELRKREKAEEKERRRKEYDALKAAKREQEKKPKKETNQAPKSKSGSRPRKPPPRKHTRSWAVLKLLLLLLLCVAGGLVACRMTELQQQPLCTSVNTIYDNAIRGLRSHDILQWVLQTDSQQ, via the exons ATGACCAAGGCCGGTAGCAAGGGCGGGAACCTCCGCGACAAGCTGGACGGCAACGAGCTGGACCTGAGCCTCAGCGACCTGAATGAGGTCCCGGTCAAGGAGCTG GCTGCCCTCCCAAAGGCCACCATACTGGATCTGTCCTGCAATAAACTGACGACTCTACCG TCGGATTTTTGTggcctcacacacctggtgaagCTGGACCTGAGTAAGAACAAACTGCGACAGCTTCCAGTGGACTTTGGCCGCCTGGTCAACCTCCAGCACCTGGACCTCCTCAACAACAGGCTGGTCACCCTGCCTGTCAGCTTTGCTCAGCTCAAG AGCTTGAAGTGGCTGGACCTGAAGGACAACCCCCTGGACCCTGTCCTGGCCAAGGTGGCAGGGGACTGCTTGGATGAAAAGCAGTGTAAGCAGTGTGCCAACAAG GTGTTACAGCACATGAAGGCCGTGCAGGCGGATCAGGAGCGAGAGAGGCAGCGGCGACTGGAAATAGACCGAG AGGCTGAGAAGAAGTGGGAGGCCAAGCAGCGAGCTAAGGAGGCTCAAGAGCGGGAACTGCGGAAGCGGgagaaggcagaagagaaggagCGCCGGAGAAAGGAGTATGACGCCCTCAAAGCAGCCAAGCGGGAGCAGGAGAAGAAACCTAAGAAGGAAACAAATCAGGCCCCAA AATCTAAGTCCGGCTCTCGCCCCCGTAAGCCACCACCCCGGAAACACACTCGATCCTGGGCTGTGCTgaagctgctgctcctgctgctgctgtgtgTGGCTGGTGGGCTGGTTGCTTGTCGGATGACCGAGCTGCAGCAGCAGCCCCTCTGCACCAGTGTGAACACCATCTACGACAATGCCATCCGGGGCCTGCGCAGCCATGACATCCTCCAGTGGGTCCTGCAGACCGATTCTCAACAGTGA
- the MRPL27 gene encoding large ribosomal subunit protein bL27m has protein sequence MALAVLAWRTRSAVTALLSPPQAAALAVRYASKKTGGSSKNLGGKSPGKRFGIKKMEGHYVHAGNILATQRHFRWHPGAHVGLGKKKCLYALEEGVVRYTKEVYVPNPSNSEAVDLVTRLPEGAVLYKTFVHVVPAKPEGTFKLVAML, from the exons ATGGCGTTGGCGGTGCTGGCGTGGAGGACCCGGAGTGCTG TTACAGCTCTGCTGAGTCCTCCTCAGGCTGCAGCTCTTGCTGTCAGATACGCATCCAAGAAGACAGGTGGCAGCTCCAAGAACCTTGGTGGAAAGTCTCCAGGCAAACGCTTTGGCATCAAGAAAATGGAGG GTCACTATGTTCATGCTGGCAACATCCTCGCGACTCAGCGCCACTTCCGCTGGCACCCAGGTGCCCAT GTGGGACTGGGAAAGAAGAAATGTCTGTATGCGCTGGAGGAGGGGGTAGTTCGCTACACTAAGGAAGTCTACGTGCCTAATCCCAGCAACTCGGAGGCTGTGGATCTGGTCACCAGGCTGCCCGAAGGGGCTGTGCTCTACAAGACTTTTGTCCACGTGGTTCCTGCCAAGCCTGAGGGCACCTTCAAACTGGTAGCTATGCTTTGA
- the EME1 gene encoding crossover junction endonuclease EME1 isoform X1: MAVKKSSLSLDSSESDSEELPTFAFLKKKLSSINRRQPQEDEKIVVVDISDSEASCPSPKLKEPPPIPEAAETVIQTEPVRVPSSGSENEEEFMPLAERLICKFLTHKQLSPEKSSSPFERVLDQNNEGASHDWQKQLFTKIRDIPLCGISERHASNNKDPVVDNPCHQLPAYQTTCSVQSNSLTITKTNAEVPLPQKRRKYSQKVQKRSTQGCQQWGRASQKESTQRQQERKKKVALANRLKAQRPEECLKHIVVLLDPVLLQMEGGGQLLGALQSMDCCCVIEAQAVPCSLTWRRRAGPSEDGEEGWVEEPMVLVLLLAEVFMSMIYHFKQGRLGSTEEGKETLRSFVTDITARTAGKDLSLVIVDPEKCFSAPNPLRRKQRVANRGQAKEKKKQQKQPEANTVAMVTRVDMEEALVDLQLHTEAQARIVQSWKELADLACAFTKAVAEAPFKKLRDQTSFSFCLENDWAGGAKVDRSGRGLALVWRRQIQQLNRVSLEMASAIVDAYPSPQLLIQAYKQCFSEEERQNLLADLQVRRGEGVTATSRRVGPELSRRIYLQMTALQPDLCLDSAD, encoded by the exons ATGGCTGTAAAGAAGTCATCACTCTCACTGGATTCCAGTGAGAGTGACTCTGAGGAGCTACCAACATTTGCCTTTCTGAAGAAGAAACTGTCTTCAATAAATAGGAGGCAGCCTCAGGAGGATGAGAAGATTGTAGTGGTTGACATCTCAGATTctgaggcctcctgtccatcaccaaaattGAAAGAACCACCACCCATTCCAGAGGCAGCTGAAACTGTCATACAAACAGAGCCAGTCAGGGTGCCaagcagtggaagtgagaatgaGGAGGAATTTATGCCCCTGGCTGAGAGGCTTATTTGTAAGTTTTTGACTCACAAACAGCTGAGCCCTGAAAAATCCAGCTCCCCGTTTGAAAGGGTTTTGGATCAAAATAATGAAGGAGCATCACATGACTGGCAAAAACAGCTGTTTACAAAGATCCGTGATATTCCCCTCTGTGGTATCTCAGAGAGGCATGCATCAAATAACAAGGACCCTGTGGTTGACAATCCATGCCATCAGCTGCCAGCCTACCAAACTACCTGCTCTGTCCAGAGCAACAGCTTGACAATAACCAAAACAAATGCTGAGGTGCCCCTGCCTCAGAAGAGACGCAAGTATAGTCAGAAGGTCCAGAAGAGAAGCACACAGGGATGCCAGCAATGGGGACGAGCAAGCCAGAAGGAAAGCACCCAGAGGCaacaggaaaggaagaagaaggtAGCCCTGGCTAACAGGCTGAaagctcagaggccagaggagtgCTTAAAGCACATCGTTGTGCTGCTGGATCCAG TGCTTTTGCAGATGGAAGGTGGGGGTCAGCTCCTTGGagccctgcagtccatggattgctGCTGTGTGATTGAGGCGCAGGCTGTGCCTTGCAGCCTCACGTGGAGGAGAAGGGCTGGGCCCTCTGAG GATGGCGAGGAGGGCTGGGTGGAAGAGCCCATGGTTCTGGTGCTGCTCCTGGCAGAGGTGTTTATGTCTATGATCTACCACTTCAAGCAG GGACGTCTGGGCAGCactgaggaagggaaggaaacacTTCGGAGCTTTGTAACTGACATCACAGCAAGGACAGCTGGGAAAGATCTGTCACTGGTGATTGTGGATCCAGAGAAGTGCTTCAG TGCTCCGAATCCTCTAAGAAGGAAACAGAGAGTGGCAAATAGAGGACAGGCCAAGGAGAAGAAGAAGCAACAGAAACAACCAGAGGCCAACACAGTGGCCATGGTGACCAGGGTAGATATGGAAGAG GCACTGGTAGATCTGCAGCTGCACACAGAAGCCCAGGCTCGAATTGTGCAGAGCTGGAAAGAGCTGGCTGACTTGGCATGCGCGTTCACGAAGGCCGTGGCCGAAGCACCCTTCAA GAAGCTCCGAGATCAAACTAGtttctccttctgcctggagAATGACTGGGCTGGAGGGGCCAAGGTGGACCGCTCTGGCAGGGGGCTTGCACTGGTCTGGAGGAGACAGATTCAGCAGCTGAACCGGGTCAGCCTGGAGATGGCCAGTGCCATTGTGGATGCCTATCCCTCCCCACAGCTCCTGATCCAG GCTTATAAGCAGTGTTTTTCTGAGGAAGAACGCCAGAACTTGCTCGCAGACTTACAGGTGCGCCGTGGGGAAGGCGTGACAGCCACCTCGCGCCGTGTTGGACCAGAGCTGTCCAGGCGTATCTACCTTCAGATGACAGCTTTGCAGCCAGATCTCTGCTTAGACAGTGCAGACTGA
- the EME1 gene encoding crossover junction endonuclease EME1 isoform X2, whose protein sequence is MAVKKSSLSLDSSESDSEELPTFAFLKKKLSSINRRQPQEDEKIVVVDISDSEASCPSPKLKEPPPIPEAAETVIQTEPVRVPSSGSENEEEFMPLAERLICKFLTHKQLSPEKSSSPFERVLDQNNEGASHDWQKQLFTKIRDIPLCGISERHASNNKDPVVDNPCHQLPAYQTTCSVQSNSLTITKTNAEVPLPQKRRKYSQKVQKRSTQGCQQWGRASQKESTQRQQERKKKVALANRLKAQRPEECLKHIVVLLDPVLLQMEGGGQLLGALQSMDCCCVIEAQAVPCSLTWRRRAGPSEDGEEGWVEEPMVLVLLLAEVFMSMIYHFKQGRLGSTEEGKETLRSFVTDITARTAGKDLSLVIVDPEKCFSAPNPLRRKQRVANRGQAKEKKKQQKQPEANTVAMVTRVDMEEALVDLQLHTEAQARIVQSWKELADLACAFTKAVAEAPFKLISSVFLRKNARTCSQTYRCAVGKA, encoded by the exons ATGGCTGTAAAGAAGTCATCACTCTCACTGGATTCCAGTGAGAGTGACTCTGAGGAGCTACCAACATTTGCCTTTCTGAAGAAGAAACTGTCTTCAATAAATAGGAGGCAGCCTCAGGAGGATGAGAAGATTGTAGTGGTTGACATCTCAGATTctgaggcctcctgtccatcaccaaaattGAAAGAACCACCACCCATTCCAGAGGCAGCTGAAACTGTCATACAAACAGAGCCAGTCAGGGTGCCaagcagtggaagtgagaatgaGGAGGAATTTATGCCCCTGGCTGAGAGGCTTATTTGTAAGTTTTTGACTCACAAACAGCTGAGCCCTGAAAAATCCAGCTCCCCGTTTGAAAGGGTTTTGGATCAAAATAATGAAGGAGCATCACATGACTGGCAAAAACAGCTGTTTACAAAGATCCGTGATATTCCCCTCTGTGGTATCTCAGAGAGGCATGCATCAAATAACAAGGACCCTGTGGTTGACAATCCATGCCATCAGCTGCCAGCCTACCAAACTACCTGCTCTGTCCAGAGCAACAGCTTGACAATAACCAAAACAAATGCTGAGGTGCCCCTGCCTCAGAAGAGACGCAAGTATAGTCAGAAGGTCCAGAAGAGAAGCACACAGGGATGCCAGCAATGGGGACGAGCAAGCCAGAAGGAAAGCACCCAGAGGCaacaggaaaggaagaagaaggtAGCCCTGGCTAACAGGCTGAaagctcagaggccagaggagtgCTTAAAGCACATCGTTGTGCTGCTGGATCCAG TGCTTTTGCAGATGGAAGGTGGGGGTCAGCTCCTTGGagccctgcagtccatggattgctGCTGTGTGATTGAGGCGCAGGCTGTGCCTTGCAGCCTCACGTGGAGGAGAAGGGCTGGGCCCTCTGAG GATGGCGAGGAGGGCTGGGTGGAAGAGCCCATGGTTCTGGTGCTGCTCCTGGCAGAGGTGTTTATGTCTATGATCTACCACTTCAAGCAG GGACGTCTGGGCAGCactgaggaagggaaggaaacacTTCGGAGCTTTGTAACTGACATCACAGCAAGGACAGCTGGGAAAGATCTGTCACTGGTGATTGTGGATCCAGAGAAGTGCTTCAG TGCTCCGAATCCTCTAAGAAGGAAACAGAGAGTGGCAAATAGAGGACAGGCCAAGGAGAAGAAGAAGCAACAGAAACAACCAGAGGCCAACACAGTGGCCATGGTGACCAGGGTAGATATGGAAGAG GCACTGGTAGATCTGCAGCTGCACACAGAAGCCCAGGCTCGAATTGTGCAGAGCTGGAAAGAGCTGGCTGACTTGGCATGCGCGTTCACGAAGGCCGTGGCCGAAGCACCCTTCAA GCTTATAAGCAGTGTTTTTCTGAGGAAGAACGCCAGAACTTGCTCGCAGACTTACAGGTGCGCCGTGGGGAAGGCGTGA